The following proteins are encoded in a genomic region of Dyadobacter sp. UC 10:
- a CDS encoding mandelate racemase/muconate lactonizing enzyme family protein, with amino-acid sequence MNRRTFTKHAAGIPAALMLPQVADQKLVVTDIRIHEVKVNTRGNWHFVELKTNRGITGLGEASHGFAVKDGPGQLHAEIKYFFGLVKGESPFHIEQFRQRGLKTAMEKGKAAVTAFSAIEHALWDLKGKALGVPVYDLLGGKLRDKLKVYANINRATNARDANGRRLIPEFQKNAENALSSGFKAVKLAPFDDMKPLKSAGQSQIDSDIDYAVSCVEAVRKTIGQNIDLLIDVHSHLNRDLAISTAKRLESASLYWYEEAIDPEKNVEDTKAITDAISQGSAGGESIFGRQGFARIISTRALDIIMPDVKHCGGIQELRFISALAESADNMTVAPHNPSGPVSTAASVQVCATIPNFSILEYAYGEVPWRAELLSPAEHFDEGYMHIPDAPGLGHGFNESVLKKYSV; translated from the coding sequence ATGAACAGAAGGACGTTTACAAAACATGCGGCTGGGATCCCGGCCGCCTTGATGCTACCGCAGGTTGCGGATCAGAAACTGGTCGTTACAGATATCCGGATCCACGAGGTGAAGGTCAATACGCGTGGGAACTGGCATTTTGTCGAACTTAAAACAAACAGAGGTATTACCGGGTTGGGTGAAGCTTCCCATGGTTTCGCTGTGAAAGACGGCCCGGGGCAGCTGCATGCAGAGATCAAATATTTCTTCGGGCTTGTAAAAGGGGAATCTCCGTTTCATATCGAGCAATTTCGCCAGCGTGGGTTAAAAACTGCTATGGAAAAAGGGAAGGCTGCCGTCACCGCGTTCAGCGCGATCGAGCATGCATTGTGGGATTTGAAAGGAAAGGCGCTCGGCGTACCTGTTTACGATTTGCTGGGCGGAAAGCTGCGTGACAAATTGAAAGTGTATGCGAATATTAACCGGGCTACCAACGCGCGGGATGCAAATGGGCGCAGGCTGATCCCTGAGTTTCAGAAAAATGCTGAAAATGCTTTAAGCAGTGGTTTTAAAGCAGTGAAGCTCGCGCCATTCGACGATATGAAACCTTTAAAATCAGCTGGTCAGTCGCAGATAGATTCAGACATTGACTATGCGGTTTCGTGCGTGGAGGCAGTTCGGAAAACGATCGGGCAAAATATTGACCTGCTGATCGACGTGCACAGCCATTTGAATAGAGACCTGGCGATTTCCACGGCAAAACGTCTTGAAAGCGCCAGTTTATATTGGTATGAAGAGGCCATCGATCCTGAAAAGAATGTCGAAGATACCAAGGCGATCACCGATGCGATCTCGCAAGGTTCTGCGGGCGGAGAATCAATTTTTGGACGGCAAGGATTTGCCAGAATTATTTCAACCCGCGCCCTGGACATCATCATGCCCGACGTGAAGCATTGCGGCGGAATTCAGGAACTGCGTTTTATTTCTGCATTGGCCGAAAGTGCCGATAACATGACAGTTGCTCCGCACAACCCCAGCGGGCCTGTTTCCACGGCAGCAAGTGTGCAGGTCTGTGCCACGATCCCCAACTTTTCAATTCTCGAATATGCATATGGTGAGGTACCGTGGCGCGCGGAGCTATTGTCCCCAGCGGAGCATTTTGATGAAGGCTACATGCACATTCCCGACGCGCCGGGGCTGGGGCATGGATTTAATGAGTCAGTTCTTAAAAAATACAGCGTTTAA
- a CDS encoding sulfatase-like hydrolase/transferase, whose protein sequence is MKIFTLQSGSWAAIFFAAFIALSAFVAFKKADEKQATRPNILFIFADDLRADALGYAGNTVVETPNIDLLASSGVQFLNCYVMGGHHGAICAPSRAMLMSGKSLFHVYDVLDGVHTMPQHFAENGYQTFGTGKWHNGAKTFEASFQKGKTVMLGGMSDHFKVPVRDLGSDGKLGEVEVKGFSTDIFTGSALSYLDEYAKGDKSSPFFCYVAYTAPHDPRSPREDYIGKYPEKDIPLPGNYKPVHLFDYGEAQVRDENLAPWPRTPEVIQATLSDYYGLISHLDTRIGDLIRSLKDKGLYENTIIVFAADNGLAVGSHGLLGKQSLYEHSMKVPFVITGPGIPENRKSDALVYLYDIFPTLAAKTGLPNPDHIDGKSLAAVISGESTGVRESSFTAYRNLIRAVRDKEWKLIRYPNRDYTQLFNLKKDPLELDNLSGKPQYRAKEESLKKLLAQWQQETGDTVAHTAKNILPMKYEPEKFERTMDKNQPRYTQDRYWKE, encoded by the coding sequence ATGAAAATATTTACGCTACAATCCGGCAGCTGGGCAGCGATCTTTTTTGCGGCATTCATCGCACTTTCCGCATTCGTAGCTTTTAAGAAAGCAGATGAAAAGCAAGCCACACGTCCCAATATCCTCTTTATTTTTGCCGACGATCTCCGTGCTGACGCGCTGGGCTATGCCGGTAACACGGTGGTTGAAACGCCGAATATCGACCTGCTTGCCAGTTCGGGCGTGCAGTTCTTAAATTGCTACGTCATGGGAGGGCACCACGGCGCGATCTGCGCGCCAAGCCGGGCAATGTTAATGAGCGGAAAAAGCCTTTTTCACGTCTATGACGTGCTCGACGGTGTGCACACCATGCCGCAACATTTTGCCGAAAATGGCTACCAGACCTTCGGGACCGGCAAGTGGCATAATGGGGCGAAGACTTTCGAGGCTTCCTTTCAAAAAGGAAAGACCGTGATGCTCGGAGGAATGAGCGACCATTTCAAAGTGCCGGTGCGCGATCTGGGCTCAGACGGTAAATTAGGCGAAGTGGAGGTGAAAGGGTTTTCAACGGATATTTTTACCGGGTCGGCGCTTTCTTATCTGGACGAATATGCAAAAGGCGACAAGTCGAGTCCGTTCTTTTGCTATGTCGCGTACACTGCCCCGCACGACCCGCGATCGCCGCGCGAAGATTACATTGGGAAATATCCTGAAAAAGACATTCCGCTACCCGGAAATTACAAGCCCGTTCACCTGTTTGATTACGGCGAAGCGCAGGTGCGGGATGAAAATCTGGCTCCCTGGCCGCGCACGCCGGAAGTGATCCAAGCGACCTTATCTGATTATTACGGGCTTATTTCGCATCTGGACACGAGAATCGGTGATTTAATAAGGTCATTGAAAGACAAAGGTCTTTATGAAAATACAATCATCGTTTTCGCTGCCGACAATGGGCTCGCAGTTGGAAGTCACGGATTGCTCGGCAAGCAAAGCCTGTATGAACACAGCATGAAAGTGCCTTTTGTAATCACCGGTCCGGGCATTCCGGAGAATCGCAAGTCAGATGCCCTGGTATACCTGTATGATATTTTCCCGACGCTGGCTGCTAAAACTGGGCTTCCAAATCCGGATCATATAGACGGAAAAAGTCTCGCTGCCGTCATCTCAGGGGAATCAACAGGCGTGCGGGAGAGCAGCTTTACCGCTTACCGAAACCTGATCCGCGCCGTGCGGGATAAAGAATGGAAGCTGATCCGTTACCCCAACCGGGACTACACACAGCTATTTAATCTGAAAAAAGATCCACTCGAACTGGACAATCTTTCGGGAAAACCGCAGTACCGTGCAAAGGAAGAAAGCCTGAAAAAGTTGTTGGCTCAATGGCAGCAGGAAACTGGCGACACAGTAGCTCACACAGCAAAAAACATTCTCCCAATGAAATACGAACCTGAGAAATTCGAGCGCACCATGGACAAGAATCAACCGAGGTATACGCAGGATAGGTATTGGAAAGAGTAG
- a CDS encoding SusC/RagA family TonB-linked outer membrane protein: MKQFYLIAGLVLVMGLAQAQDLVSGFVKDDSGQSLPGATIVQKGTSKYAVSDPDGKFEIPAGKEVPFTIQVSLTGYQQQEVEIYELAAEPIDVVLKTANVLDQVVVIGYGTQKKGDLTGSVSSISTGDLKGVPISSLDRALQGRAAGVQVTQSSGQPGSSVSIKIRGGNSINGANEPLYVIDGFPVYNNNSYADAGVTNGPTINALSTLNPSDIESIDILKDASATAIYGSRGANGVVIITTKKGNAGKNVITYDGYYGVQKVLKTLPLLNAQQWALLKNDALADSKKAPAFSQAEIDSLGQPGVGTDWQDAAFRQAAIQNHSLSFSGGDDKTRFAVSGNYFKQDGILQNSDFERYSFRINLDRDMNKRFKLGINFSGSKSSANVAPENVVPNLLQMPPTMPIYDPNSANGFTLRSIYDSPLANPIATLYLQVNETHIFRGFGNAYGEYQIADGLKAKVSIGTDILLNKQNRYLPSTLQEGAGLGGQGIVGNKNTIGWLNENTLSYNKTFNQDHALDAVIGITQQASTTENTVARSATFVTDAFEYHNLGGGTTFQNASSNYFKWTLLSYLGRVNYTFRQKYNLTVTARADGSSRLGNDNKWGFFPSAALSWNLGREDFIKNIGEISNLKFRISGGITGNQEIAPYTSLAQEAYYSYLFGRKLVAGYAPNGIANPNLGWEQTAQYDAGLDLGFFKNRINVTLDAYYKKTSDLLLDVPLPYTSGYANAFQNYGAVENKGIELSVNTVNSEGELGWTTDFVFSTNKNKVLSLGPGVSQVISGNSIAQVGSPIGSFLVLKADGIFQTGDDIANLPKFLASDRAGSQRYVDISGPNGVPDGTITQAHDRVIVGNAQPKFLFGLTNNFNYKGFDLNVLLQGQSGNKVYNANQANLELGTGYINGSTTMLDRWTPTNPSNVIHRAIENPAVTVSDRFIEDGSYLRLKNLSLGYSLPAVLTGKIGISQLRIYVTAQNLVTWTKYTGYDPEVSRNEQATLTQGVDNGVYPASKTFLGGLTLTF, from the coding sequence ATGAAGCAATTTTACCTAATTGCCGGTCTGGTGCTGGTAATGGGTCTGGCGCAAGCGCAGGACCTTGTCAGTGGCTTTGTTAAAGACGACAGCGGCCAATCGTTGCCTGGCGCGACCATTGTGCAAAAAGGCACATCCAAATACGCCGTTTCAGACCCTGACGGAAAATTCGAGATCCCGGCCGGGAAGGAAGTCCCATTCACGATCCAGGTCAGTTTGACTGGTTATCAGCAGCAGGAAGTAGAGATCTACGAACTGGCGGCGGAACCCATTGACGTTGTATTAAAAACAGCCAACGTGCTGGATCAGGTAGTGGTAATTGGTTATGGTACCCAGAAAAAAGGCGATTTGACGGGCTCTGTTTCATCCATTTCGACCGGCGATTTAAAAGGCGTGCCGATCAGCTCACTCGACCGCGCATTGCAGGGCAGGGCAGCGGGCGTGCAGGTAACCCAGTCTTCGGGGCAGCCGGGAAGTTCAGTCAGTATCAAGATCCGGGGAGGTAATTCGATCAATGGTGCCAACGAGCCGCTGTATGTGATCGACGGGTTTCCGGTCTACAATAATAACAGCTACGCCGATGCGGGCGTCACAAATGGCCCGACCATCAATGCTTTGTCTACGCTGAACCCCAGCGACATTGAGTCCATTGATATCCTGAAAGATGCGTCGGCGACAGCCATTTACGGTTCGCGCGGCGCAAATGGAGTGGTAATTATTACAACTAAAAAAGGGAATGCAGGCAAGAATGTAATCACTTACGATGGCTATTATGGTGTACAAAAAGTGCTGAAAACGCTGCCGCTTTTGAACGCACAGCAATGGGCTTTGCTTAAAAATGATGCGCTGGCCGATTCGAAAAAGGCGCCGGCGTTTTCACAAGCTGAAATAGACAGCCTGGGTCAGCCCGGCGTGGGTACCGACTGGCAGGATGCGGCATTCAGACAGGCAGCGATCCAGAACCACAGTCTTTCGTTTTCAGGCGGGGATGATAAAACGCGCTTTGCGGTGTCCGGTAACTATTTCAAACAGGACGGTATTCTCCAAAATTCTGATTTCGAACGGTATTCCTTCCGCATTAACCTCGACCGGGACATGAACAAGCGCTTTAAGCTGGGCATTAACTTCTCGGGAAGCAAATCGTCCGCCAATGTAGCACCCGAAAACGTAGTACCTAACCTGCTGCAAATGCCGCCGACCATGCCGATCTACGATCCAAATTCGGCAAATGGATTCACATTGCGGAGTATTTATGACAGCCCGCTCGCCAATCCGATCGCGACATTGTACCTGCAGGTCAATGAGACGCACATCTTCCGGGGATTCGGAAATGCCTACGGCGAGTACCAGATCGCGGACGGGCTGAAAGCAAAAGTTTCCATCGGTACCGACATCCTGCTCAACAAGCAAAACCGCTACCTGCCCTCGACTTTGCAGGAAGGAGCGGGGCTGGGTGGACAGGGGATTGTGGGGAACAAAAACACGATAGGCTGGCTGAACGAGAACACATTGAGCTACAACAAAACATTTAACCAGGACCACGCGCTCGACGCTGTGATCGGGATAACCCAGCAGGCTTCCACCACAGAAAACACCGTGGCGCGCTCAGCTACCTTCGTTACAGATGCATTTGAATATCATAACCTGGGCGGCGGTACTACTTTCCAGAATGCTTCTTCTAATTATTTCAAATGGACTTTGCTGTCATACCTGGGACGGGTAAATTATACGTTCCGTCAGAAATACAACCTGACTGTCACTGCACGTGCCGATGGATCGTCTCGTTTGGGAAATGATAACAAATGGGGCTTTTTCCCTTCGGCGGCACTTTCCTGGAATCTTGGAAGGGAGGATTTTATCAAAAACATCGGCGAGATCAGCAACCTTAAATTCAGGATCAGCGGGGGTATCACAGGCAACCAGGAGATTGCCCCCTACACTTCGCTCGCCCAGGAAGCTTATTACAGCTACCTGTTCGGCCGGAAACTCGTGGCAGGTTACGCGCCAAACGGAATCGCAAACCCGAACCTGGGCTGGGAGCAAACCGCCCAGTACGACGCCGGTCTGGACCTGGGGTTCTTCAAAAACCGCATCAATGTGACCCTGGACGCCTACTACAAGAAAACTTCCGACCTGTTGCTCGACGTTCCTTTGCCTTATACATCGGGCTATGCCAATGCATTCCAGAACTATGGTGCAGTTGAAAACAAGGGGATCGAGCTGTCGGTGAATACTGTCAACAGCGAAGGAGAGCTCGGCTGGACAACTGATTTTGTTTTTTCAACCAACAAAAATAAGGTACTCAGCCTCGGGCCTGGTGTTTCGCAGGTGATCTCGGGCAACTCCATTGCGCAGGTAGGCTCGCCGATCGGTTCATTTCTTGTGCTGAAAGCAGACGGAATTTTCCAGACCGGTGACGATATTGCAAATCTTCCAAAATTCCTGGCAAGTGATCGTGCAGGTAGTCAGCGGTATGTAGACATCAGCGGGCCGAATGGTGTACCCGACGGGACCATTACCCAGGCGCACGACCGCGTAATAGTAGGCAATGCGCAGCCTAAGTTCTTATTTGGTTTAACCAACAATTTCAACTACAAAGGCTTCGACCTGAATGTGTTGCTGCAAGGGCAGTCAGGCAACAAGGTATACAATGCCAATCAGGCCAACCTGGAACTGGGAACAGGTTATATCAACGGCTCGACGACGATGCTCGACCGCTGGACACCAACCAATCCAAGCAATGTAATCCACCGGGCAATTGAAAACCCTGCGGTAACTGTTTCAGACAGGTTTATCGAGGACGGGTCCTACCTGCGACTGAAAAACCTGAGCCTGGGGTACTCCCTCCCGGCAGTCCTGACCGGCAAGATCGGTATCAGTCAACTGCGCATTTATGTTACTGCTCAAAACCTGGTCACGTGGACCAAATACACCGGTTACGATCCGGAAGTGAGCCGTAACGAACAGGCAACCCTGACGCAGGGGGTGGATAATGGCGTATATCCGGCAAGCAAAACATTCCTGGGCGGATTAACACTTACATTCTAG
- a CDS encoding RagB/SusD family nutrient uptake outer membrane protein: MKTYSITFKSLLLAWLVQLAATSCVDLSEAPKSFIASDQFFKTQADAIAGVNAIYFRLNATGQTPYHVLFSTGMDMMSDDVQPGPGATNADVRSQSVLSHSSTGLRVREIWQQHYDAINRANIAIDKIPAVEMDATLRNRLVLEAKFLRALYYFNLVRLYGDVPLVVHETTSLSPEALYVERTPAEQVYQQIIQDLTDAHGLPNDTFGASGSRYTAADAGRATGGAARSLLAKVYLTKYDYANAVAKAAEVIEGPFGYGLFATYAQVFLPANKNGIEHIFSAQFESNADSHGNNQAMRSAPTGIPGMNGNFAEQPMPGIYELYSAQDKRRDVSFITSIVSPANGQTYQLTVKDPISGNTKPNPHFNKWWDPAQVGNLGQSAANVPILRFSDVLLIHAEAINEQSGPTAAAYASYNKVRNRAGLDNLTPGLTQAQFRDSLRIDRRLEFVFEYSRWFDLIRYKPLTGAEAYLIKSLKAAGKNNVQPKHYLYPIPQQEIDNNPKLQGKQNPGW; encoded by the coding sequence ATGAAAACATATTCCATTACTTTCAAATCCCTCCTGCTGGCCTGGCTGGTTCAGCTTGCAGCAACCTCCTGCGTTGATCTGTCAGAAGCCCCGAAATCCTTCATTGCGTCCGATCAGTTTTTTAAAACCCAGGCGGACGCGATCGCCGGGGTAAATGCTATTTACTTCCGCCTGAATGCTACCGGACAGACTCCCTATCATGTACTTTTTTCGACCGGAATGGATATGATGAGCGATGACGTACAGCCGGGGCCGGGTGCTACCAATGCAGATGTGCGTTCACAGTCGGTACTTTCACATTCATCCACCGGCCTGCGTGTGCGGGAAATATGGCAGCAGCACTATGATGCGATCAATCGCGCAAATATCGCCATTGACAAAATCCCGGCTGTCGAAATGGACGCTACCCTGAGAAACCGGCTGGTGCTGGAAGCCAAATTTTTGCGTGCATTGTATTACTTCAACCTGGTGCGCCTTTACGGTGACGTGCCGCTGGTCGTTCATGAAACCACGTCCCTCAGTCCGGAAGCATTATATGTCGAAAGAACACCGGCAGAGCAGGTTTACCAACAGATCATCCAGGATCTTACCGACGCGCACGGGCTGCCAAATGATACATTCGGAGCTTCGGGATCCAGGTATACCGCCGCTGATGCGGGCCGCGCAACCGGTGGCGCGGCCCGCTCGCTGCTGGCGAAGGTGTATCTTACGAAGTATGACTATGCCAATGCGGTCGCCAAGGCCGCGGAGGTAATCGAGGGACCGTTTGGTTACGGGCTCTTTGCCACTTATGCGCAGGTGTTCTTGCCGGCAAACAAAAACGGGATCGAGCATATCTTCTCTGCACAGTTTGAGTCCAATGCAGATTCTCATGGAAACAACCAGGCCATGCGCTCGGCGCCCACGGGGATTCCCGGCATGAATGGAAATTTTGCTGAACAGCCGATGCCCGGCATTTACGAGCTGTATTCTGCCCAAGACAAACGTCGGGACGTGAGCTTTATCACTTCTATTGTAAGTCCCGCGAACGGGCAGACTTATCAGCTGACGGTAAAAGATCCAATTTCCGGAAATACAAAGCCAAACCCGCACTTCAATAAATGGTGGGACCCTGCGCAGGTTGGTAACCTCGGACAATCAGCTGCCAACGTGCCGATTCTGCGGTTTTCAGATGTGCTGCTGATCCACGCGGAGGCAATTAACGAGCAGTCTGGTCCAACTGCGGCAGCATACGCGTCCTATAACAAAGTACGGAACCGCGCCGGGTTGGACAACCTCACACCCGGGCTTACCCAGGCGCAGTTCCGCGACTCGCTGCGCATTGACCGCCGCCTGGAATTTGTATTTGAATACTCCCGCTGGTTTGACCTGATCCGCTACAAACCGCTCACCGGTGCGGAGGCATACCTGATCAAATCCTTAAAAGCAGCCGGGAAAAATAATGTACAACCCAAACACTACCTATACCCGATCCCACAGCAGGAAATTGACAATAATCCAAAGTTGCAGGGAAAACAGAACCCGGGGTGGTGA
- a CDS encoding sulfatase family protein: MLKSILSAALVALALVARAQSPSKPNIIFIYTDDQRFDALSVVQQEQGDKARFPWFSTPNLDRLAHEGVRFRNAFVINSLCSPSRSTLLNSRYNHLNGIANNHTGLSDTTVTYATELRKAGYNTAYFGKWHMGNETGKRPGFDYSASFVGQGKYFDCPIEVNGKARPSQGWVDDVSTTNAIDYIRENREKTFLVTLAFKSGHGPFQPPVRHQDTYAKVKLTEPGNEAALFPYKGQIETGRPGNNNANASQSKGGPWTANNEQRIRGYFGALKAVDENVGRILQTLDSLKLDQNTVIIFSSDNGFFFGEHGLGDKRAAYEESIRIPLLVRYPARFPKGKKIDKMVLNLDAAPSLLDLAGVAAPKSFQGKSWVPLIEDKAKDWRTSFLYEYFYERNNQTPTIKALRTERSKLILYPGEEGWSELYDLSSDPGESRNLFHTKEGEKLKTQLQGELSKQEKAVGYINPNYADPRPLDEHGKYVRPKRDLVP, from the coding sequence ATGCTCAAATCTATTCTTTCTGCCGCATTGGTTGCCCTTGCACTTGTTGCCCGTGCCCAGTCGCCTTCAAAGCCTAATATTATCTTTATCTACACGGATGATCAGCGATTTGATGCCTTGAGTGTGGTACAGCAGGAGCAAGGTGACAAAGCGCGCTTCCCCTGGTTTTCAACGCCAAACCTGGACCGTCTGGCTCATGAAGGAGTTCGCTTCCGCAATGCATTCGTGATCAATTCACTTTGCTCGCCAAGCCGCTCGACACTGCTCAACAGCCGGTACAATCATTTGAATGGGATTGCCAATAACCATACAGGCCTGTCTGACACGACTGTAACTTACGCCACCGAGCTCCGTAAAGCAGGTTATAACACTGCGTATTTTGGCAAATGGCACATGGGAAATGAAACCGGCAAGCGGCCCGGGTTTGACTATTCAGCCAGTTTTGTAGGACAAGGTAAGTATTTCGATTGCCCCATTGAGGTCAATGGCAAAGCCCGGCCCAGTCAGGGATGGGTTGATGACGTATCTACCACGAATGCAATCGACTACATCCGCGAAAACAGGGAAAAGACCTTTCTGGTAACACTCGCATTCAAGTCGGGGCATGGGCCTTTTCAGCCGCCGGTGCGTCATCAGGATACTTATGCCAAAGTTAAGCTGACCGAGCCAGGTAATGAGGCGGCACTATTTCCTTACAAAGGGCAGATCGAAACCGGAAGGCCCGGCAATAACAATGCGAATGCATCCCAGTCCAAAGGCGGCCCGTGGACAGCGAACAATGAGCAGCGGATCAGAGGGTATTTCGGTGCATTAAAGGCAGTTGATGAAAATGTGGGGCGCATTTTGCAAACGCTCGACTCTTTGAAGCTTGACCAGAATACCGTCATTATTTTTTCGAGTGACAATGGGTTTTTCTTTGGTGAGCACGGTTTGGGTGACAAGCGCGCGGCCTACGAAGAGTCGATTCGCATCCCGCTGCTGGTCCGCTATCCCGCCCGTTTTCCAAAGGGCAAAAAAATAGACAAAATGGTACTTAACCTGGATGCCGCGCCTTCGTTGCTGGACCTGGCGGGCGTAGCAGCGCCCAAATCGTTTCAGGGCAAAAGCTGGGTGCCGCTGATAGAGGACAAAGCCAAAGATTGGCGAACCTCATTTCTCTATGAATATTTCTACGAACGAAATAACCAAACCCCTACGATCAAAGCGCTCCGGACCGAAAGAAGCAAACTAATCCTATATCCGGGAGAAGAGGGCTGGTCGGAATTATATGACCTCAGCAGCGACCCGGGCGAATCCAGAAATCTCTTCCATACCAAAGAGGGGGAAAAGCTGAAAACGCAATTGCAGGGGGAATTGTCAAAACAAGAAAAGGCAGTAGGCTATATCAACCCCAACTACGCCGATCCCCGCCCGCTGGATGAGCATGGTAAGTATGTGAGACCGAAGAGGGATCTGGTGCCGTGA